Genomic DNA from Gimesia aquarii:
GAATTTTTATTCTAGAGTTTTTACAAAAAAATTCACTGAATGTGGAATGGCATCTGTTGAATGTCACCTAATCAATAATCCGATGGATCATGAATAGATCCTGTAGACCCAATTGTAGACCAGGGCATGGATAAAAACGCCATCGTTGACCAAAGTGCGGCTTGTAAATCAATCGAACCTTAATTAGGTTACAATCACTATGACATTATCATGACAGTGTTTATATATTCCTAAAGCATAGGTCGCAGGTTCGAATCCTGCCGGGGGTAATAAAATTGATCTGTTATTGTGGGTTTGGGTGATCAGATATTATTAAGTATCTGTGTATGCGGTTCGGTGTAGTGATGTCATGATCGGACTTGTATTTTATTTAATTATAGTTACTTTTGTGGCGTTAATAATTTATGGCGCCATACTTGCGTTTGCATTTACACGAAAGAAGAATCACTGGTGGGCACACGTCATAGTTGTTGGTAGCTGCGTCGTATTTCTTTTATGGGGGCAATACTTGATATTTGTCTTGGCTGATTTCTCAGTGATTCTCTTAAAATTATGTATGAAGTTGAGCCCAGCTGGGACATTTAGAGCCAGGTGATGCTGTCATTCGAAGGATCGCAAAGAGACGGCCACCGCAAAAACGAGTATTACCAACGGCTCTGTGAATTGGCAGTAAAGCTTGAACTGCCTTATGACTCACCAGTCCACAAGATCCTTGCCACAGTCAAAGCCCCCACCATAGAACAGGCTAAGCTGGTAGCTACAGTGCTGGGGCGAGGAAAGAGCGGTTGATATTCATTATAAGCTGGGATGGTGAAGAGGATTGAGGTACCGAAGTGTAGAGAGGTAATGGAGCAGAATTAAAAACTCCCAACCACAAACAGGGCCGTGAATATTATGTCAGAGAATCAAGAGCCTGCTTGACCACTCACGTCATCATCCTATCTCATAATAGCGAACCGTCATACCCGAGACTTTTGAGATAACTCTCCAACAGGCTAAGCACATACCACAATATCGTGCAGTTAACCACTATCATGAACCATGTCGCCAACTTAATATCTGAAAGATTCGTATCCCCGCTTGGGAACCACGAGAAAGCCAATTCACCGAAGACTATCCCATTGACGCCAGCAATAATCGCAAAAAGTCCCAATCCGATGAGCTTTTTGGAAATCTTAATCTCCGTGACTTCTCCACTTGCCTGGTAGACCGGCCAACCGACGAACACAAGGAGAATTAGGCAGCCAATTCCAAGCACACCAAGCCCTATGAGTCGATAGCTTGGCGATTTCTTGCTTGTTGATTCATCGTCGACTTCATCCATCACAGCCCCCTTTTCTTGTGTCCTATCTAGAATTTGACTGAATAATATTGGTAGAATCCGCCCTAATCAGGGCGGCTTTGTTTATTTGGGAGATGGGTCTTCTGAGTTGTCGCCTTTGCCATCTCGTCTTTCCTTGCACCATCCACGACAACACTGCCACTTCATGTACGGAACTTTGTCCCCATTCGCTGAGACAAACAGGACACGTTTTTCGCTTCTGCGGCGTTCGTACAACTCGCCGCATCGGCATCTGAAGTAGCCGAACTCCCCTTCGTGTTGTTCTAGCTCAAAGTCACCAAAGTCTGCAAGCAGTCCGCTCCTGCAATTCCCGCTTCTGCACGGCGGCAGGTACGGGATTCCATCTTTGACGACCCCCTCCAGCAGAGCAAACAGAGCAATCAGCCCATACAGGACAGCAAAGGCTATAGCGCAACCCGCAGGGAACCCTGCGAGATAGCCCAACAAGCCGAATCGTTCTCCACAAACCATGGTAAACACCAAACCTGCCAACAACATAGTCAGGACGAGAAGCAATTCAAATCCCGTTGCACCCGTGCGTTTCTTCCTCCAACCGGGAATTCCCATATGGGTTGAGCCTGAGACCGATCCGGAATCGTCATTGATAAAGGCGAACATAATCATCAATTAACCAGCCTACCAAATCCATCCTCGTGTTCAACCATCAAGTGTAAAAGCGAATCCTAAAGTGGGGAATTAATGTAAAAAAGCCGCCCAGAATTGGACGGCTTTTTTGTTTAGAAACCTGTCCTAACCTCGCAATTGCCGTTAGAAAATTACCACAGTAATCAATAGGTGACGTAAGTAGAGCCATTTTTTACAGAAATAGATTTATCATCAGTTTTTGCAACGTTTCTTACAAAGCTTGTATGATTTATTGTTCCAGAAAGTAAATATATGTGACCATTGGTAATATCAAGGCGACTGCTATAGTCGACTACAATATTCATTTTGGTCGCTCCAACCCTGCCCAGGAACATAGAACTAGAATAACTATGATTCACATTAAGATCTGTTGTCTCTATCGCACCAATATTTACAAAGGCAGAATGGTTACTTTTAATTGAAGTAGTACCTGGATTAGTAATTGTGCTGATTGTAACCGTACTGGAACTTGAAACTTCGACTGAGAGATCTAAACATTTTAGATTAGTAATTACAATACTTCCTGAACTAGATGCTTTGATAATTGCACTATCGCAAAAGAGGTTTTTTAAGCTTTTACTAGTACCATTAACAATGATTTCACGAGATACTGGTGGAACATACTTGTGCATCATTATTTTTACAAAATGCTTCCAGTTGTTAGGCAATGTACGATTTCCAAACCAATAAATATTACAAGTGCGGCTATTGTAATTAATAACTGAGCCCTGAACCGATATCTTTGCTGCAAACCCAATAAAGTCAGTTGGTTTTCGTCCAAGCATTTTTATAAGCTGACTATGCATCGTTTTGGCGTTAGGATCATCTTCATACTTAAACAGGGGTTTTGTTTTTACATTTTTAAATTTTGGAAGTGGATCAATCCATGTTTTCGGTTTTTCTCCTTTTTTGACGAGTTGGCCAGGAAAAAGAAAGCATGTACCTGGAGTGATTTCTCCATAGTAATCGTCTTTCCAAGATGTAACAGCCACTAATCCAGTTACTCCAAACTGAGGATTCATCCTCAAGAGGTAATAATTATTAATGGATTCCTGTACTATTAAACTCTTAGTAGGAATTGGAGGAGGGTCAACATAAGCTGACTGACAAACAGATGATTTTGAGAGAACGAAAAGAATGCAAAGGGAAATTAAATAGCTTCGTTTTTTTAGTGGTGAGGTCAAATGATTTAGTACAGTTCTCATAATGTGTAGCCCCTGATTTCAAAATGGTTATTCTTGTTATGACGTATTCCCATACAAAATATGTCCATACTCAAAAATATATACTTATCAACATATTCATAGTTTTCAAATGGTAAATATATGTTTCTAATAAAATCATGCGTATACATCCATGTGTGTATATTTTTTCTGTAATAGCTTTTTACTTCAGGATTTTATTGCAATGTACAAAGTACAGTGTATTGTGAATAGATCTCAGTCCCCAAGTTCGCCAGGTGGCGACCGCGTGTGACCCGCTGGAGGTGGTCACGTAGATTTAAAATCCGCGTCAATTCTTCAGGTCTGCATTGAATCCCAGACCTCCAAACCAAGGAAGTCTTTAAGCGATTCTGCGCGTCGTTTATTGAGCGATATTCTTACGCGCCGAGAGACAATTATGCCCCACTTCATACGAACCATTAGCAGAAGAAACTACCGAGTATTCGAGCTCATAAGAAAGCACCATGAGCAGTGCCAAGATGGTATGACCTTCAATTCTATGCACCTCTACTTCAGGTGTGATCGAAGCAAGCTTTTGAATGCAGTAAACGTTCTCATGCGGCACAGATTCATCGAGCAGGACGACCGGCATATGTATTACCCGGTGGATCGTATGCCGCTTCTGATGCCTTACTATGGGACAGTATCTGTGTAATGACAGGCAGAATTACTAACGACATTGTGTGACCGGCGAAACAAAAAGGGATGGTTGATTGTGTTGGAGCTGGAGCGGTCACCAGAACTGGTTGAGAAGCTTTATTTGCAGATGTTTAGTGATTAAGAAGCCGGTGGGGAGTGGTATGATTACTTCCACTTTGCCCAAAATAAAAGTGGAAGGGAACAGCCAAGTCCACCACCTGCCAGGATACCTATGGGGACGGTAAAAAAAAGAAAAACCCAACCAACTTGCTCGAAACCATCGCCCATGAGTACGCAAAAAAAATAAGGGGCATAAAATCCAACAACTGCACCAAGAGCGACTCCAATAATTGCTAAAATTACACTTGAGATAAAGGTTAAGATAGCTTTCAACACCATCAAGAGTTCGTCTTCTATTCCATCTTGTATTTCGTTTTCTTCAGACACGCCAATACCTCAGTTTTCAGTCTAGTTGAACAGGAGAGCCTAGTTGTCGCGTACATATTAAAGGCGTAGGAAGTAATCGGATATCACGCGATGTTTGGATAATTTGATAAAAAATCAGGCAGAAGTGATTAAGAAGCTGACGGGGGAGTGATATGAGCGATTAATGCTTAGGACTACACAAGTCATAGTAATGCTCAAAAAGATCACCGCAAAAAGAATTGTTTTGTATAGCCTAAGCAAGTGGGGCGTAAATGGTTATTAATTGAGCTTCCCTTCTTGGGGGAATTTGCCCGTACTCGTCTTCTGACAAAGCGCAAACAGGGCCAATACTTAAGATATAAACCACAAGCAAAAAAGGAATTGCATAACAAACGAACCGAATAAATCGAGATTCTTTTCGTTCAGACATAAGAACTATCTCAAGCAGCCTCAGCATTTGAGGGAGAATGATTAAAATAAAATACAACAGAAATCTACGTAAAAGATATTAACTAAGTCGTTCCTAGTCTAAATAAATTATTTCAAAACAAAAATATTGGTAGTCAAAAAGAAGCTCACCAATAAATTGATTGTTTTCTGCAGTCCAGAACAAGGGAGCATAAAAAGACTCGATATTCATATTAGAGAAAATTGAATCAGATTCCACTAGTTCATGAGTATGTCTAGCCATTAAACATGAGTTTAAAACTTTCGCATAAACAGGGCCAACACTCAGGACATAAATCACTAACAGTATGGGAATGGCATAACCGACAAACCGGAGAACTTTCCATCGCTTTTTTTCAGACATACGAACTACCTCAAGCAGCCTCAGCGTGTGTGGGAGAGTGTTTAATTAACCTAGCGATCTGTTCCATTGCAGACGTCAATGTAAGCACGAATAGAGTCACCGACAAATTTATTATTAGATGCGCACCACTCTAATGGACCATAGAATATCATTATGGGTTTCATGTATTTCGTGTTTACTGCGTTTCCATTTTTGTCCAAAACCCAAGCAGCAACAGGTCCAATACTCAATACATAAGACACTAGCAAAATCGGTATTGAATAGCCAAGAAATCGAAGGATTCTTGATTCTTTATTTTCAGTCATAGGGATTACCTTCAGGTAACTAGAATCTGACAACCCAAGTTTAAACGATTGAAGGCAGTTAAGCCACTAAAATAAGCGAGGTTCACTATGGTCACGGTAGACCAAATGAAGAGTGCCTGGGAAGACTCCTGTAATAAAAAGTCTCTATTGCTTACAAGTGATCAACGTTTTGTACAACACTCTTGCCTCCGCACGCGTTCCAAGGGGTATTCTATGCTTTATTAATTGCTACAAAAAATTTATTATAATGCTTTATATGTAGTGTTTACCCCTTGAGTAGTTGTGTGATGCCGCTTTCCTGAAGCATAGGTCGCAGGTTCAAATTCAGCCGGGTGTATGTTTTTGGAGAGTTGCTCGTGTCGTATTTTCTATGAAGCCGGGATTGAAGGATAGAATCGAATGAATAAAGTATCTCAGTTTTTTTTCTCTTGCATTCTTACGTTTTGTGTTTTGTCACAAGTTACTTTTTCGCGGGCGGATGAACTGAAAAAAAGCTATTACCTGATCGGTAATTCGCTGACGTGGGACACGGTTCCATCTCTGCTGGATGGTGATGTGCAGTGGCATGTGGATTGTGGGAAGAGTTTGCCCTATATCTTTGAGCATCCGGAGATGCCGTGCGTCAAGAATTCGTCACTTTGGCCAAAGGCACTCAAAGAAAAGCAGTACGATTTTATTTCGGTTCAGCCCCATTATGGTTCCACATTGTCAGAAGATGTTGATGTCATTTCCAAGTGGATCGAAATGCAGCCCAAGGCAGTATTCATTATTCACACCGGTTGGGCACGGAGTGCAACGCGCGCTGATGAATATACGAATGAGGACATCGAAGGAAAATTACAACATAGCCCAGACTATTTTAAGGCCCTGTTGGAAGAACTGAAGAAGCGTTATCCGGATCGGCAATTCAAGCAGACTTATGCCATTGATCTCTTAGATAAAGTGAATTCGGATATCAAAAATAAGCAAGCACCCTTCAATCAGATTTCAGATTTGTATCGGGACGCGATTCATATGAAAACCGATAGCGGCCGTTACCTCATGCACAATGCGATGCGGCATGCGATGGGGCAGCCACGGTCTGAAAAGGGATATGAAAAAACGGATACGAAAACAAAACAGTATCTGAATCAGGTTCTGGATACATTGAAGTAATGGTTCTGTCTTTTAGTTGTGTCAGCCAGCGTAGTCTGCCAATTCGGAAATCAGTTTTTGTTTTTCTTTGTCAGTAAGAAACGCTGATTCGAACGAATTTCGCGCGAGCTTGACCAGTTGATCATGTGAAAGATTAAACGCTTTTTGAACAGCCAGGAAATTTTCATTGACGTAACCGCCGAAGTAAGGTGGATCGTCCGAGTTAACGCTGACGACCAGACCGGCGTCCAGCATTCGTTTCAAGGAATGTTCTGTCATGGTCTCGAAAACACAGAGTCTTATGTTAGAAAGCGGACAGACTGTTAAGGGAATCTGCTCTTCAACAAGCCGCTCGACCAGTGCTGCATCTTCCATACAACGCACGCCATGATCGATTCGTTCTGCCTGGAGTAGGTCCAGTGCTTCGATGATATATTCAGGTGGTCCTTCCTCACCCGCATGGCACACGACGCGGAAACCCTGCCGACGGGCTTCTGCGAACACATTCACAAATTTGGACGGGGGATGGCCCAGTTCCGATGAATCCAGGCCGACAGCAATGATTTGCTCGCGAAACGGAATGGCCTGCTGCAGAGTCTGTATAGCTGATTCCTCAGATAGGTGACGTAAGAAACTGAGGATTAAATGGGAGGAAATTCCAAGCTCGGTCTGTGCCTGTTTGAGGGCCGCTGTGATTCCATTGAGGGCTGTTTCAAAGGGAATATTTCGGTCAGTATGTGACTGAGGATCGAAGAAAATTTCAGTATGTCGCACGTTTTGCGACGCTGCTTTTTTCAAGTAGGCCATCGTCAGGTCATGGAAATCTTCTTCTGTGAGAACGACACTGATTGAAGCGTAATATAAATCGAGAAACGACTGTAAGTCCTTGAAATTGTAAGCGGCTCGCATCTCATCCACAGATTGAAAGGGAATTGCAATTCCATTCTTTTCCGAAAGTTGAAAGGCCAATTCAGGCTCCAGAGTTCCTTCAATGTGCAAATGTAATTCTGCTTTCGGTAATCCTGTAATAAAATCATCCATGTCCGGTCTCCGAATTTTTGTCAGCTCTTTCAGTTGATAATGGCCTATGAGAGTAACAGATTCTGAAAGAGATTACGATTCCGTATTATCATTTTCAAAGCCAGGCTTCGTTTTTGTGAAACGATATTGTAGGATCAGTTGACAGGAAGAGATCACTTGTTTTTACAAAGAAATTGAGATCATGTTAAAGAATGTTCTGTTTATTAGCAATTCTGATTTTGGATCATCCCGAATTACAGGGAGGAGATTTGAGAGTGGGGATTGCGCGTGTCGACATCACGCCTGCAAAATCAATTTGGCTGGCCGGCTATGCCGCTCGTAAAGAGCCTGCTAAGGGAATGACACATCCTCTGTGGGCCAAAGCGTTAGTTTTCGAAGATAAAAATGGTAATCGGGCAGCGATTGTGACGACTGATCTAATCGGATTGACACGAGAGATTTCCGATGCGGTTGGAAAACGCGTTGCGAAAAAGATAGGAATGACACGTGAACAGATTCTGTTGAATTCCTCACACACTCATTGCGGTCCTGTTGTTCGTGGTTGTGCGGCACTCGCTTATGATTTAACTGACGCACAGCAGAATGACGTGAATCAGTATGCAAAGCTACTGGAAGACAAACTGGTGAACCTGATCGTCCAGGCCAGTCAGTCAATGTCGGATGTGATGCTAACATATGGGGAAGATCAGGCGAAATTTGCACGAAACCGTCGTGGTCGGTACAACCCGGATGGCCCTGTCGATCATACGGTACCTGTCCTGCGAGTATGTGACAAAGCAGGTAAAACAAAAGCCATCTTATTTGGATATGCTTGCCATAATACGACCATTGCCCTCTCTCAATATTGTGGCGACTATGCAGGTTTCGCACAGATTGCTTTAGAGAAAAAGTACCCCGGTGTCACGGCTCTGTTCATGATCGGTTGTGGGGGAGATGCGAATCCTCATCCTCGACGTACACTTGCATTGGCAGAGCAGCATGGAAATGCGCTATCAGATGCGGTTGTGCGTGCGATTGAGAAAACGATGGAGCCCGTCAAAGGGACTGTCAAAGTCAAGTTTCAGAGAACGGATTTACCGTTTGTTGATCCGCCATCCAAGGCAGAGCTTCTTATGAGTCAGGGAAAGGGGGATGTCTATTTGCAACGCCTGACGAAATCTCTGCTGAATCAACTGGATCAGCAGGGCGCTATCAAAACTTCCTACCCATTCCCTGCTCAGGTCATCTCTTTTGGGGATGATCTGACTTTGATCGGTTTAGGAGGAGAAGCGGTGATTGATTATTCTATTCGTCTCCATGAAGAATTCTCTCATCGTCGGATCTGGGTTGCCAGTTATTGTCATGAAGTGTTTGCCTATATCCCTTCGGAACGGGTTCTCAAAGAAGGTGGTTATGAAGGGGGTGGGGCAATGAAGTACTTTGGTTTCCATGGTCCTTTTCAACCTGGAGTAGAAGATCGCATTATTAAGCTCATTCACAAGCTGATTGAGCCGTAGGGAGTCGTACGTATTTCGATTGTACGTCAAATATTTTTCTAATCAAAAGCTACAAAATCGTGTTGCTCTTATTATCTCAATCAACTGATTGAGCTCGCAAAAATTCTTAAACGTTTTAACAAATTTCAGCGTAATAATGTTTGAGAATTGTGTTGATGTTTGATTCGAAAATCGTAGCACATCCAGTCTGTCCAATCGGCTGAGAATCGTTTCGTTCAGGAGTCTTTGGTTCACTTTGCAGGAATCTATACTTGTTTAGAGATGTTTTTCTAACTGGTTGTATGATATTAACTTACAGTTATTGAACATGTTGCCCCTAAAAGGGGTGATTCTTTTGCATTCAAGATTGCTATTGTCTCGATATGAGAGGTGGGAAATAATAGAGGTGTTCGAAGAAAAGTTTCGTCACTTTACATTCCTGTGTGGCATACTTTGAGCACTAGTGAGTCACGTCCACACAATAATCCCAATTTTACAATTTGGTGTTGGCCATGGATGGTCTTGTAAATACCCTCATCACAAATTTATGTTTGTATGTGGGAACTATCCCTGCGCTGTGTGTGTCTAAATTCATGCAAAACTTCCGTCTTTGTGAAAGGCTGTAGCGCTTTAGAACATTCTTTTAAATTAAATTACCTCGAACTTATTGGCCTACTATGCGGCCTGCCAGAGTGCAAGTCGCGACGCCAGGAGGAGGAGTCCCATGGAAAATGGTCGATCAATTTTAAATCAGATCTCCGGTCAGCTTAATTCTGAATCTTTTCAGCAAGAACATTGGCAGGGGACTTTTGAAGAGTACCTCGATCTTGTTCGAGAAGATCCCAAAGTAACGCGAACGGCGTTCCAAAGAGTTTATGATATGATCATGAGCTATGGGACCTATCCGGTTGAAGGTAAAAAGGGACTCATTCGCTATCGCTTTTTCGATGATCCGGTCAATGACGGACGCGACGGAATCTTCGGTCTTTCCAAGCCGTTGATGGAACTGGTCAATGTTTTTAAATCGGCTGCGCTGAAGTATGGTAGTGAACGCCGTGTCTTGTTGTTACATGGTCCTGTGGGAAGTTCAAAAAGTACTATTGCGCGTCTGTTGAAGCAGGGGCTGGAACGCTATTCACGTACCGAAGAAGGTGCCCTCTACAGCTTTGGTTGGAAAGAAGAGGATGGTTCTATTCTTTGGGATCCTATGAATGGTGACCCTTTACAATTAATTCCACTCGAGAATCGTCAGGAAGTTTGTGACCATCTGAATGCCGGCCGCGATGCCAGTAAAGAGTCCGATTACATCGTCGAAATTGCTGGCGAAGTATGCCCGTTGAGTCGTTTTATGTTCAATGAAAAATTGAAAGCAGCTAATGGCGACTGGACTAAAGTGATGG
This window encodes:
- a CDS encoding neutral/alkaline non-lysosomal ceramidase N-terminal domain-containing protein, with translation MFCLLAILILDHPELQGGDLRVGIARVDITPAKSIWLAGYAARKEPAKGMTHPLWAKALVFEDKNGNRAAIVTTDLIGLTREISDAVGKRVAKKIGMTREQILLNSSHTHCGPVVRGCAALAYDLTDAQQNDVNQYAKLLEDKLVNLIVQASQSMSDVMLTYGEDQAKFARNRRGRYNPDGPVDHTVPVLRVCDKAGKTKAILFGYACHNTTIALSQYCGDYAGFAQIALEKKYPGVTALFMIGCGGDANPHPRRTLALAEQHGNALSDAVVRAIEKTMEPVKGTVKVKFQRTDLPFVDPPSKAELLMSQGKGDVYLQRLTKSLLNQLDQQGAIKTSYPFPAQVISFGDDLTLIGLGGEAVIDYSIRLHEEFSHRRIWVASYCHEVFAYIPSERVLKEGGYEGGGAMKYFGFHGPFQPGVEDRIIKLIHKLIEP
- a CDS encoding adenosine deaminase, which translates into the protein MDDFITGLPKAELHLHIEGTLEPELAFQLSEKNGIAIPFQSVDEMRAAYNFKDLQSFLDLYYASISVVLTEEDFHDLTMAYLKKAASQNVRHTEIFFDPQSHTDRNIPFETALNGITAALKQAQTELGISSHLILSFLRHLSEESAIQTLQQAIPFREQIIAVGLDSSELGHPPSKFVNVFAEARRQGFRVVCHAGEEGPPEYIIEALDLLQAERIDHGVRCMEDAALVERLVEEQIPLTVCPLSNIRLCVFETMTEHSLKRMLDAGLVVSVNSDDPPYFGGYVNENFLAVQKAFNLSHDQLVKLARNSFESAFLTDKEKQKLISELADYAG